Below is a window of Brassica napus cultivar Da-Ae chromosome A5, Da-Ae, whole genome shotgun sequence DNA.
TATTTATCCATATCTTTACTCGGTAcgtaaaaacatatttacattaaaaatgattaGAGCCTATAATCTTATATACCCTTGTTTAAATAGAGTTTactcttgacaaaaaaaaaatagagtttacTCTTTAAAGGGTATGTCTTTTTCCAATGAGTTGAATTCATTTATGGCTAGTAAATTTTGCGGCTATGCACGTAACTGAAAAAAGATCAGTGACACTTTTATTTGTCagtccagaaaaaaaaaactttttttattgttgAATTCACATGTGTGTGTATAATTGtttgttgtgtttttttgtcGGCTTTCTATTATTTTGTCAATAATCAAGAAATGATTCATTATAATTCTctcattattatttataaatttaattagtgGTGAAGGCATGGGATAAAATTTCACGTAACAAAGATATCGGATCTGGATCACGCTAGCCCAATGATCTAtataatcccttatatattaaaagagaagcattgtaataaatgcattcacattataatagacacgtgacagcctcacaatgatttgataataaatatgctaacgcgttcacactatagtcataaatgtgttcacactatgtactttgtgatttttttaatataaaactcacatatatagttccaataaaactctggatttttcggttcgaaaaaaaatagataacgaatcaaaagccaaactatatatatattatttttattgtttacagataaaattgagcaaaatattcataaattttgattcgatttgttatccgttttgatttgaaccaaaaaatcttgatatttgaaactttacgaaacaaatcaaatactaaaatacaatatccaaaaaagaagcaaatcactaataccaatatttttaggaacatatatctaattcgatatgttatatgcatatatatacatatatgaaaagaattatatatattatactttatatcagttttacaatataaatttattatattaggtactagaattaaaaggttatataatgttttatttttgtaataaaatgttattattaaattatttttaaaattttattttatttacgaatcaaatcggatattctgtaaaattctaaaacatttcggatatcggagtcaccgaatatctaggtggctaaagataGAATTGACAAGAATGCTTCCAAATATCCAGATACTTGATATGTGTCCACCCCTATTtacgaatataattttattttcttttgatgaaaaaatgactaatgtcaaggtcttttttattttaaataaattttaattttatctttcatgtattattctgaacaaaaatgtcatttaatattaattaacaatatctttatatatttttcaactatttttatatattttttacataaacatacatgtgcaccttgatgtgagcatcttataactaagtattcaccacagctgaagtatctaattttttttgaaagttgaaatatttttcttaatgtttctttcactaccgaccaaattgtagtgaaatgatttgtcttaataattttcttttctttttcttaaactattatctgtttaaaaactataatatgaaactattggttcgacatgacaactatctaaacttcataatatgaaaataaacatataatattaattttaggtttttatctgaaaaaaccaaaaaatcaaatgttttaaccgaataaactaaaatgaatattaatttaaaataatagttatattttagaagattaaaaacaaaaaaacgtaaaacctaaccaatatccagattaaacagatttattgtcttttttattaaaaataacgaacctaataatcacatcccgcgcaaggcgcgggttattacctagtttTCTATTAAAATCGGTTTGATTACCGGTAACCGGTCACCGGCGAGACCGGCAGATGTccctaaaaaaacaaaagagttgtTTTATCCCTTTTTAGCCAAACTCTCCGTTTTTTAGTACCGTCTTCATTTCTTCAACGCCTTAGCTTTTACGATAGACCAAGAATCTTAACTTTCTTGTTTTACAGAAGAAGACTCTCTCCGTCTACCAAAGAAGTGACTCATGGTTCACATTCGAGTTGTCTCTCTGCAGTGTTAACAACGATGAGGATGTGCCTTTTCATAATCAATGACTGGCAAGTGGCTTTCACGAATTTGAACTGTTTCTTGGTAAATTTTGggctatatatgttttttttagatAATGGATGCTTAAATTGTGCTATCTTCTCACCAGGTTGGTTCAAGCTCAATATCAAGAAACAATGCTACGACCAGTGAGCATTTGTTTAACAGAAATGCGGCTCAAGTTGATTGGAGAAATGACAACCCTATCTCAGACATATTGATTGATTCGTTTGGTCGGTTACATACCTACTTGAGGATATCTTTGACAGAACGGTCAAAGATGTAACCTCCGGTGTCAGTATTGTAGGCCGTCTGAAGGCGTGGAGCTTACTCCTAAGCCTCAGTTTCTGTCTCAGTCTGAGATTGTTAGGTTGGCTGGTCTTTTTGTTTCTTGGGTTACCAATATTAGGTTGACTGGTGGCTAGCCTACTTTTAGGAAAGATATCGAAGAGAAGAATTTTGCCATCTGAGAAGTTGACTTAGTGTACGAATCCTTTGGGTCACTTAGTTGGAGTATAAGGGATCATAGGTTCGTTTTCCGTTTGGAGAGTTATGTTCttctaagaaaaattaatttaacatgGTTAAAATTTTGCCTTGAGGAATATACGGATCTTTAGGCCTAAAACCTCTTAGTCAGTTGAAAGATACCAAAGCTTAAAGAATGTGGGCTTGATTCGATAAATATGAGCCTGGATACTCTGGTCCCATCAAAGTTTGAGTTTTTGACTATACCTATAAAGGACAGTTTCCATTTGCTTGCAGTAGAGCGATATTTGATGCTAGTTGTCAACTTGTCATGGAGGGATTGAATGATGATGCGATTTGTGATTTTGTAAAGTTGACACGCAATAATCCTATCAATGTCCGGTTCATAGCGTTTATCCATTTCATGTGGAAATGTTTGGAATGTAAAGAAACTTGTGCCTTACGCACATATCATGTATGATAAAGTGGTAATGTAAAGTTCTTTTAGTGTTTAGCCCTTTTGAGATTAATTCGTCGACCTTTACTTTGAGCATATTCATCATGATATACTTCTCCAATCGAGCAAAAGGAAAGTTAATATCAATGGCGACCAAAAGAACTATAATATCAATAAAGGATTAtactaaattataaacataCTAAATTGTTTTGGTACATGGTACGGCTTAATACTGTATCTACATAGAGTACTGACAAATTTTACATCAATATAACGAATCAATCATTCAAACTGGAAAAGAATACGaaacaaatgttccaaaaaataataaaataagggAATAACAAATTAGAGACATATGTctctaatataaaatttaaataatgatcaTATATATGTCTCTAAGATGGTGATTATGATGATGCAGAAGTTGTTGGTACTACATCATCTTGTAAAGAAGGCGAAGCAAGAGAAGAAGACGCGCCATTAGAGGAAGGAGACATCTCGCCACCGGCAGGCATATCCTGAAGCGCCGCCAGAATTCGGCGGATGCTGACGGACCTCGCCGGCCGAAAACTGTAAGCCCTCTTTAAGGATTTTGATTTGGAGAAAACCCTCGATGACTTAGTGAGAATGAGATACACCAAACCCTGTACCAGAGCGAACAAGACCACCTTCATAAACATCGTTCCCAAGCCTCCTTCCATATGTTGTAATAGATAGAATACTCGATGAgatgatattagaaaaaaacgTTTCTCTTCTTTGTTGGATGTGTGTCAAGATTTGTAGATGAGTTTGAGATTGTAACTCTTAATCATGCAAAAAGGTAAATTTATAGAGGGAGATAGCGCCTTGCGTATTTGACCAAAGGCAGAGACGTGGACGTAAGGAACATTTTATCTTACGACCTTATCCGGTCAAAGGAAAGGACACGTTATGTTTTCTCTAGAA
It encodes the following:
- the LOC106454834 gene encoding uncharacterized protein LOC106454834; its protein translation is MEGGLGTMFMKVVLFALVQGLVYLILTKSSRVFSKSKSLKRAYSFRPARSVSIRRILAALQDMPAGGEMSPSSNGASSSLASPSLQDDVVPTTSASS